The Agromyces atrinae genome window below encodes:
- a CDS encoding response regulator — MNTAPIRIAIVDDQSLVRIGFRMLLDAVDDIDVVGEAADGASAIALVRTTPIDVVLMDVRMPGVDGIAATAEITSRPDGPRVIVLTTFDLDDYAFAALRAGASGFLVKDARPAELLAAIRSVHSGDAALAPRVTRRLVELFAESTVASAPSTNTDVTHLLTPREREVLAAIALGRSNTEIASDLFLSESTVKTHVGRLLQKLSARDRVHLVIIAYEAGIVSIGKGRQADSVG; from the coding sequence ACCAGTCCCTCGTCCGCATCGGCTTCCGCATGCTGCTCGACGCCGTCGACGACATCGACGTCGTCGGAGAGGCGGCCGACGGCGCGAGCGCCATCGCTCTCGTGCGGACGACACCGATCGACGTCGTGCTCATGGACGTCCGGATGCCCGGCGTCGACGGAATCGCCGCGACGGCGGAGATCACCTCACGACCCGACGGTCCGCGCGTCATCGTGCTCACGACCTTCGACCTCGACGACTACGCGTTCGCCGCGCTCCGCGCGGGAGCGAGCGGTTTCCTCGTGAAGGATGCCCGCCCCGCCGAACTGCTCGCGGCGATCCGTTCGGTGCACTCGGGCGACGCCGCACTCGCGCCGCGCGTCACGCGTCGCCTCGTCGAGCTCTTCGCCGAATCGACCGTGGCGAGCGCACCCTCCACGAACACGGATGTGACGCACCTGCTCACTCCGCGCGAGCGTGAGGTCCTCGCCGCCATCGCGCTCGGGCGATCGAACACCGAGATCGCGAGCGACCTCTTCCTCTCGGAGTCGACCGTGAAGACCCACGTCGGACGCCTGCTGCAGAAGCTGTCCGCACGCGATCGGGTGCACCTCGTCATCATCGCGTACGAGGCCGGGATCGTCTCGATCGGGAAGGGCCGCCAGGCCG